A genomic stretch from Malus domestica chromosome 15, GDT2T_hap1 includes:
- the LOC103402092 gene encoding uncharacterized protein, with translation MDPCPFVRVTVGNLALKIPVASKPARSVVHPSSSPCFCKIKLNILNLPPQNAVVPCLPPDTQTLDNPATAAIFHLSKSDLDRLASKSIFASRLCLKISIYTGRRGTTCGVNSGRLLGRVSVPLDLAGTESKPSVFHNGWVSVGKGPNKGGSAAQTQFHLNVKAEPDPRFVFQFDGEPECSPQVFQIRGNIRQPVFTCKFSFRTSADRTQRSRSLQSEQGSSRSWLSSFGSERERPGKERKGWSITVHDLSGSPVAAASMVTPFVASPGSDRVSRSNPGSWLILRPGDNTWKPWGRLEAWRERGGADGLGYRFELIPDTSGAGIVLAESTISLNKGGKFVLDLGSGSSNRLGPISPGCSPRGSGDFGYGLWPYCMHRGFVMSAKVEGEGRCSKPAVEVSVQHVNCTEDAAAFVALAAAVDLSMDACRLFSQRLRKELCQQSDLVG, from the exons ATGGATCCATGCCCATTTGTGCGGGTCACAGTGGGCAATCTCGCTCTCAAGATCCCCGTCGCCTCCAAGCCCGCTCGCTCCGTCGTTCACCCTTCCTCCTCCCCATGCTTCTGCAAGATCAAGCTCAACATCCTCAACCTCCCCCCTCAAAACGCCGTCGTCCCCTGCCTCCCTCCCGACACCCAAACCCTCGACAACCCCGCCACCGCCGCCATCTTCCACCTCAGCAAGTCCGATCTCGACCGCCTCGCCTCCAAGTCCATCTTCGCATCCAGGCTCTGCCTCAAAATCTCCATATACACCGGCCGCAGGGGCACCACCTGCGGCGTCAACTCCGGGAGGCTTTTGGGCCGGGTCTCGGTGCCGTTGGATCTGGCGGGAACGGAGTCCAAGCCCAGCGTTTTCCACAACGGATGGGTCTCCGTGGGGAAAGGCCCCAATAAGGGTGGGTCGGCGGCCCAGACCCAGTTCCATTTGAATGTGAAGGCCGAACCCGACCCGAGATTTGTTTTCCAGTTCGACGGCGAACCTGAGTGCAGCCCGCAAGTGTTTCAGATCCGAGGCAACATCCGGCAGCCAGTCTTCACCTGCAAGTTCAGCTTCCGAACCTCGGCCGACCGCACTCAGAGATCCAG GTCTTTACAGTCGGAACAAGGCAGCTCTCGAAGCTGGCTGAGCTCGTTCGGGAGCGAGCGAGAGCGACCCGGGAAGGAACGAAAGGGCTGGTCGATAACGGTCCATGACCTCTCCGGGTCGCCCGTCGCTGCAGCCTCGATGGTCACGCCCTTCGTGGCCTCCCCCGGGTCGGACCGCGTCAGCCGCTCTAACCCTGGCTCCTGGCTCATTCTCCGGCCGGGCGACAACACCTGGAAGCCCTGGGGCCGTCTCGAGGCCTGGCGCGAACGAGGTGGCGCTGACGGCCTTGGATACCGATTTGAACTCATCCCCGACACCAGCGGCGCCGGCATTGTGTTGGCCGAGTCCACAATCAGCTTAAACAAGGGCGGGAAATTCGTACTGGATCTGGGGTCAGGGTCCAGTAACCGACTGGGCCCAATTTCTCCGGGTTGTAGCCCAAGGGGGAGCGGGGACTTCGGGTACGGGTTGTGGCCTTACTGCATGCACAGAGGGTTTGTGATGTCGGCGAAGGTGGAGGGTGAAGGGAGGTGCAGCAAACCTGCGGTGGAGGTGAGCGTGCAGCACGTGAACTGCACGGAGGACGCAGCGGCTTTCGTGGCATTGGCCGCAGCCGTTGATCTGAGCATGGACGCTTGCAGGCTTTTCTCGCAGCGGCTGAGGAAGGAGCTGTGTCAGCAGTCGGATCTGGTCGGCTGA
- the LOC114821654 gene encoding uncharacterized protein produces the protein MLKQSPSRNQRSKGFKVKHAVQISLLLAICIWLLYQLKHSHDKKAYEESSGTISGKMQKGDAIIKLGRRDLYPRVDETSLDNGRHKEKEDSEEEMDESKSDEIDGHDLERAEEESEAVEDLIDEEDTEREEESEEQESDEEILKLLDDQSRSEDTRNTEEMREEHYKADDASGAVKQNIQTLSTEIEIGSLRKVKEEEVENAEKIEVEREIKTNGILGFIVGGAAKNAVQSEESGKTYSSIKTVEELKLSNDSLNGTEMLPKLYRDASRASGQGHLYLEAFLSPKSKDLQSGSNTTLSLTDDLDATKREVAATGSETESVVSEATAKLAKSSNPRSTSKKDDEVGNVQSNAYGRVERSVGSLMALETNENVGAVRMKLMNPIPRILETLAEIVRPGANNIEGAAE, from the coding sequence ATGTTGAAGCAATCGCCGAGTAGGAACCAGAGGTCAAAAGGCTTCAAGGTGAAGCATGCCGTACAGATATCTCTGTTGCTTGCCATCTGCATCTGGTTGCTTTACCAACTCAAGCACTCCCATGACAAGAAAGCGTATGAAGAGAGCTCTGGAACGATATCAGGAAAGATGCAGAAGGGGGATGCAATAATAAAACTTGGGAGGCGCGACCTATATCCCCGAGTGGATGAAACTTCCTTGGATAATGGAAGGCACAAGGAAAAAGAAGATTCTGAAGAAGAGATGGACGAGAGTAAATCGGATGAAATAGACGGGCATGATTTGGAGAGAGCCGAGGAAGAGTCTGAGGCGGTCGAGGATTTAATTGATGAAGAAGATACGGAGAGGGAAGAGGAGAGTGAGGAACAAGAAAGTGATGAAGAGATTCTCAAATTGTTAGATGATCAATCCCGGAGCGAAGATACAAGGAACACTGAAGAGATGAGAGAGGAACATTACAAGGCTGATGATGCGTCCGGTGCTGTGAAGCAGAACATCCAAACTTTAAGCactgaaattgaaattggaaGCTTGCGAAAAGTGAAGGAAGAAGAGGTAGAAAATGCGGAAAAGATTGAAGTCGAGAGAGAGATTAAAACCAATGGTATCCTCGGCTTTATAGTTGGCGGGGCAGCTAAAAATGCTGTGCAGAGTGAAGAAAGTGGTAAAACATATTCATCAATCAAAACAGTTGAAGAACTAAAACTGAGTAATGATTCTCTTAATGGAACAGAGATGTTACCAAAGTTATATCGCGATGCAAGTCGAGCTTCTGGCCAAGGGCACTTGTACCTGGAAGCTTTTCTAAGCCCCAAATCCAAGGATCTGCAGTCAGGTTCCAATACGACTCTCTCTTTAACCGATGATTTAGATGCAACCAAGCGAGAAGTGGCAGCAACTGGTTCCGAAACTGAAAGTGTTGTATCGGAAGCAACTGCCAAGCTCGCGAAAAGCTCTAATCCTAGAAGTACCAGTAAGAAAGATGATGAAGTTGGCAATGTGCAGTCTAATGCATACGGTAGGGTGGAGAGATCAGTGGGAAGCTTAATGGCACTGGAAACCAATGAAAATGTTGGTGCTGTACGAATGAAGTTAATGAATCCCATTCCTCGAATACTGGAAACTTTAGCGGAGATCGTCAGACCTGGAGCAAACAACATTGAAGGTGCAGCTGAGTGA